ATGAAGTTGAAAAAGTAATTAAAAATGTAGAGATCGGAACATGAAGGGTGAGATTAAAATGGTTATTTCCAGCATTGATAAGCTCGCGCGAGATAAAAGCATTGAGATATTAAGGAAGAAATTTAGATCATTGGCTAAGAGAATAATTGAAGGTAAGAGACCAGTATTAGTTATGCCGAAGAGAATACTGAGCAATACAATCTATGATGAGAAAAACAAACTGCTTCTTCTAGGACCAGAAATGCAGCGCAGAAGCTTCTTAGATGTAAATGAGGCAAGAAAATTTATGCAAACACTTCTAATGGCATCAATAATATATGAAGCACTAGCCAACAATGAATACCCAACAATACGTGATCTTTACTATAGAGGAAAACACACAATAATATATAGGGACCTACATGGTAGAACTCATCATGAAAACACATGGGATGAACAACGAGAATCTGATTCCGTAATCAGAGACTTAGAAGTATATCTAGGAGTACTAAGAGAAGAAATGCTCATACTAAGTAAGGAGAAAGGAAAAGTAGTCGGTAACCTAGTTATTAAAAGCGGAGACGACACAATTGATCTAAGTAAAATGGGTCATGGAGCATATTCTATAGAACCAACACCTGACCTAATAGAGTTCAAAGACGTAGATGCCGAATATGTATTAGTCGTTGAGAAAGATGCTGTCTTCCAACAACTACATCGACACGGTTTCTGGAAAAAACAAAAAGCAATACTAATAACGAGTGCTGGCCAACCAGATAGAGCAACCCGTAGATTTGTTAGAAGATTAAATGAAGAACTAAAACTACCAATATATATTCTAGCAGACGCTGATCCCTATGGATGGTATATTTATAGCGTATTCAAAATAGGATCAATAACATTATCATATGAAAGCGAAAGACTAGCAACACCAAGCGCTAAATTCATAGGTGTAACAATGACAGATGTATTCGGAGACGAGATCATTAGGAAAAAAATAAAGGATCTAAAATCAATCAAAACAATATCATCCTCCACACTACGGAAACTACCGAGAAAGAAACCATATCTAACAGAGCAAGAACGTAGAAACTATATTATTAAGGCAAAACCAAAAGATATTGAAAGAGCCATAGAACTAATAGGATACGATGTTGCTAAAGCATGTCTCGATAATAAAGAATTAATCAAGAATAAAAAATTAAAAGATAAAATAAAAAAGAAAGAGGGATTAGCAGGATATCCATGGTTTAGAACACCGGAATGGATCAGGGAACTATGCATATTCTTTAAAACACTATCAAAACTCGAAATAGAAGCTATGGCGAGCAAAGGCCTCAAATTCCTTGCAGACAAATACATACCTGAAAAAATCAGTGTAGGTGACTGGATAGATTAAAGCGATGTAATTTGTTTAACCTGTTTAACATAAAACATAAAAATACTATAAGGCAGTTCAGTATTTAAAACCTCTAAATATAAAATGATATAAATATATTATATGCTGATCTCAAAAATGAATCTCCTAATAATATAATTTATTTTATATTATGGTTTCACCAGTTTTCTTGAATACATGGATCCTATTGATCTGGGGTCTCATTAGGATTTTCTCCCCTATTCTATATTCAAGTTGTCCTTTCATAAGAATTTTGAATATGTGGTCTCCTATTTTTACATCTATTACTGTTTGTGCTCCTAGGGGCTCAATAACGTATACTTCGGCTTCAATAGTATTTTCTCCTTTTTCATGAACTATGTCTATGTGTTCAGGTCTTATACCAACAATTACATCTGTTTTATTATCTAGTTTTTCCAGGATAATCCTACCTATTTCCTTATCTAATTCTAATGTAAACTCGCCAGCATCCAGTATGTATTCATTATTTACCGCTTTGAAGACTGCGTCAAAAAAGTTCATTGGAGGCGAACCAATGAATCCAGCTACGAAGAGGTTTGCAGGTTTATTGTAGAGATCATAAGGTCTACCAATTTGCAATATTTTGCCTTTATTCATAACTGCTATTCTATCAGCCATGGTCATAGCTTCTGCTTGGTCATGTGTTACATAAATAGTTGTTATTCCTAGTTCTTTCTGCATTCTTTTAAGCTGTGCTCGCATATATACTCTTAATTTGGCGTCAAGATTGCTGAGGGGCTCATCCATTAAGAAAACTTTTGGTCTTCTAACAAGTGCTCTTCCCAAAGCAACTCTCTGCTGTTCTCCTCCTGATAATTGAGATGGTTTACGATCGAGTAGGTGGCTTATATGAAGCATCTCGGCAACAGCTTTAACCCTACGATCGATTTCTGTTTTGCTTAAACCCATGTTTTCTAGTGGAAAGGATAAGTTCTTATAAACGGTCATGTGTGGATATAATGCATAGTTTTGGAAAACCATAGCAATATCTCTCTTATGTGGAGGAATATCATTCACAACTTTACCATCTATTAAAACCTCTCCTTCATCAGGATCTTCAAGCCCAGCAATAATCCTAAGTGTCGTCGTTTTACCACTACCACTGGGACCCAATAATACAAAGAATTCTTTATCATATACTTTGAAGGATACATTATCTACAGCAACTGTTTTTCCAAACCTCTTGGTCACATTTCTTAACTCTACATCAGCCATTTAAAACCACCCTAAGCACCCTTAAGTGCTCCAGCTAAGAGGCCGCTTACAAAATATCTCCCTAGAAGAATAACAATTACTGTCGGAGGTAATATAGCTATTATAGAGCCTGCCATTAGAGTATTCCATGAAACAGTTGTTGTGCCTCTCAAGTTAGCTATTTCCGGCTGAATAGGTCTGACCACAGGGGTCGTTGATAATGCGACAGCTATGAGGAACTCATTCCAAATATTCATGAAGATTATTATTGTAGTAGATATTATTCCCGGAATAGCTACTGGGAAAACTATTTTAAAGAATGTTTTAATAGGCGAAGAACCATCAATAAACGCTGCTTCTTCAAGCTCCTTGGGTACAGTCATGAAAAACGCTGCGGATATGAGAGCGGCCCACGGACTAAAAAGTAAGGTATAAGCAAGTATTAGGCCGGGAATCGT
This is a stretch of genomic DNA from Staphylothermus hellenicus DSM 12710. It encodes these proteins:
- a CDS encoding DNA topoisomerase IV subunit A, whose protein sequence is MVISSIDKLARDKSIEILRKKFRSLAKRIIEGKRPVLVMPKRILSNTIYDEKNKLLLLGPEMQRRSFLDVNEARKFMQTLLMASIIYEALANNEYPTIRDLYYRGKHTIIYRDLHGRTHHENTWDEQRESDSVIRDLEVYLGVLREEMLILSKEKGKVVGNLVIKSGDDTIDLSKMGHGAYSIEPTPDLIEFKDVDAEYVLVVEKDAVFQQLHRHGFWKKQKAILITSAGQPDRATRRFVRRLNEELKLPIYILADADPYGWYIYSVFKIGSITLSYESERLATPSAKFIGVTMTDVFGDEIIRKKIKDLKSIKTISSSTLRKLPRKKPYLTEQERRNYIIKAKPKDIERAIELIGYDVAKACLDNKELIKNKKLKDKIKKKEGLAGYPWFRTPEWIRELCIFFKTLSKLEIEAMASKGLKFLADKYIPEKISVGDWID
- a CDS encoding ABC transporter ATP-binding protein, translating into MADVELRNVTKRFGKTVAVDNVSFKVYDKEFFVLLGPSGSGKTTTLRIIAGLEDPDEGEVLIDGKVVNDIPPHKRDIAMVFQNYALYPHMTVYKNLSFPLENMGLSKTEIDRRVKAVAEMLHISHLLDRKPSQLSGGEQQRVALGRALVRRPKVFLMDEPLSNLDAKLRVYMRAQLKRMQKELGITTIYVTHDQAEAMTMADRIAVMNKGKILQIGRPYDLYNKPANLFVAGFIGSPPMNFFDAVFKAVNNEYILDAGEFTLELDKEIGRIILEKLDNKTDVIVGIRPEHIDIVHEKGENTIEAEVYVIEPLGAQTVIDVKIGDHIFKILMKGQLEYRIGEKILMRPQINRIHVFKKTGETII
- a CDS encoding carbohydrate ABC transporter permease; this encodes MKMKLSIKRILLYFFLVLLAIAWVMPVYVAVIAGFKSNREIYSTNVLQPPMNPIVDPWVGAWNKISRAFFNSIVISLSATALSVIIGTMAGYYLSRYRFKGAQALFFLIAVASFIPYQIVLIPIIRIFSTIHLMGTIPGLILAYTLLFSPWAALISAAFFMTVPKELEEAAFIDGSSPIKTFFKIVFPVAIPGIISTTIIIFMNIWNEFLIAVALSTTPVVRPIQPEIANLRGTTTVSWNTLMAGSIIAILPPTVIVILLGRYFVSGLLAGALKGA